The following DNA comes from Candidatus Stoquefichus sp. SB1.
ACAAGTGAATCATTAATTACATTAAATAATGATTTACAAACAAAAGAAGATGTTATTAGGACTTTGATTTCAATGTTATATAAGGAAGGCAAGATTACAGATGAAGAAAAATTTCTAGCTGCGGTCATGGAACGAGAAGAAGTTACACCAACTGGTATTGATTCTGGTTTAGCAATTCCGCATGGGAAGTCATCTGCTGTTAAAGAAGCATCATTTGCTGTGATGACATTAAATAAACCAATCTTAAATTGGGAAAGTGTTGTAGAGACAAATAAGGTACAATATATATTCTTATTAGCCATTCCACAAAATGACGAAGGGTCAACTCAGATGCAACTGTTAGCTGAAATGATGACAAAGATGTCTAATGAAACTTATACAAAGAAGTTATTTGCTTCATCAACAGTTTCTGAGTTTTATCAAAATTTAGATATAGATACAAATCCTCAAGACATTAGAATGTTCGATAAATCTATAGTTGCTGTAACAGCATGTGCTGCAGGAATTGCTCATACTTATATGGCTGCTGAAGCATTGGTAAAAGCTGGACAGGAAATGGGTGTCAATGTATTTGTCGAAAAACAAGGGGCTAATGGTATAGAAGATAGACATACAAATGCTCAATTAAAAAGTGCATCCGCAGCTATTTTTGCTGTTGATGTTGCAGTTAAGGAAGAAGAACGATTCTCACATTTACCAATTGTCAGAACAAAGGTTTCTGCCCCATTAAAGCAAGCTAAAGAAATTATTCAAGAAGCATTGGATAAAGCAGAGAAAACAAAGCGTGGTGAATTTGTGGAACATGATGATAAAGAAGAAAAAGGTTTTGTTGAAACTGTTAAAGAATCAGTTATGACTGGTATTAGTCATGTTATTCCATTGATTGTTGCTGGTGGTATGATTGCTGCAATCTGTGTCATTGGTGCAAGATTGTTTGGATTTACAGATTTATTAACAACTGAAGGAACATGGCTGTTCCAGATTAAAGCAATGGGGAATGGTCTTTTAGGGACATTGATGGTACCAGTATTAGCTGCTTATATGGCATATAGTATTGGGGATAAACCTGCTTTGGCAGCTGGATTTGCTGCTGGGTTGTGTGCAAATATGGTTAATGGTGGTTTCCTTGTTGGAATGTTAGGAGGAATCTTAGCAGGATATACAATCAGATATTTAAAGAAATATATTCCTGCAAAAGGGACATTTGCTGGATTTGTCAGTTTTGTTGTTTATCCAGTATTCTCATGTCTAATTGTTGGAGTCATCTTACTTCTCATTGTTGGTAAGCCTGTTGCATTTATCAATGAAACTCTTGTTAATGTTCTTGGTGGTTTATCAGGTTCAAATGCTGCATTGCTAGGAATTGTTTTAGGAATTATGGTTTCATTTGATTTAGGTGGACCAGTGAATAAAGCAGCTTATGCATTCTGTGTTGCAGCTATGGCAGAAGGTGTACTCATGCCGTATTGTGCATTTGCATCTATTAAAATGGTTTCAGCATTTGCAGTAACATTTGCGACAAAATTTAAAAAAGATTTATTTACACCTGAAGAAAGAGAAGTTGGGAATTCTACTTGGTTATTAGGATTAGCTGGTATTACTGAAGGGGCTATTCCATTTATGATGGCTGATCCGATTCGTGTTATTTTCTCATTATGTACTGGTTCAGCAGTTTGTGGTGCAATTGTTGCTATGTTTAATATTGGATTAGATGTTCCAGGAGCTGGAATTTTCTCAATCTTTGTATTAACGGCTGATAATATGCCTGTGGCTATGTTCGTATGGTTCTTTGCTGCTGTTTTAGGAGCAATAATCTCAGCTGCATTATTAATCATTACAAGAAAACAAAAACTAAAGAAAGTCTAGAGGAAGAAAAAGAAAATGGCAAAACAAGTACATATCGTTCCTCATATGCACTGGGATCGTGAATGGTATTTCTCAGCAGAAGAGTCAAAGTTATTATTAATTAATAATATGGAAGAAATCTTTGAAAGATTAGAAAATGATCCTCATTATCCTACATATACAATGGATGGTCAAACTTCTATATTAGAAGATTACTTAGCGATGATGCCACAAAACAAAGAAAGATTAAAGAAGTTAGTTCAAGATGGCCGATTAATTATCGGCCCTTGGTATACACAAACAGATGAAATGGTTGTTGGTGGTGAATCCATTGTACGTAATTTGTTATATGGATATAAAGATTGTCAAGAGTTTGGTGAATGTATGAATATAGGGTACTTACCTGACTCTTTTGGACAATCAGGACAAATGCCAATGATTCTTAATGGTTTCAATATCTATCGGAGTATGTTTTGGCGTGGTACAAGTGAAAGAATGGGAACAAATAAAACAGAATTTTATTGGAAAAGTGATGATGGAAGTCAAGTTTTAACACAATTATTACCTCTTGGTTATGCAATTGGAAAATATTTACCAACGGACTTTAATGAATTGAAAATACGTTGTGATAAATATATGCCTGTTTTAGATCGAGGAGCATCTACTGATCATATACTGATTCCTAATGGTCATGATCAAATGCCATTACAAAAGAATATTAAAGATGTGATAGAACAACTTCATAACATATATCCTGATAAACAATTCTTTTTAAGTAGTTATGATCAGCTTTTTCAAGAATTAGAAAAGAAAAATGATTATGATACAATTTATGGAGAATTATTGGATGGAAAATATATGCGCATTCATCGTTCTATTTTCTCATCACGTAGTGATCTAAAATCAATGAATACACTACTGGAAAATAAAATGACAAACATCTTAGAACCACTTGCTAGTATTGCTTATTCATTAGGTTTTGAATATTATCATGGGGCTATTGAATTAATATGGAAAGAAATGATGAAAAATCATGCACATGATTCCATAGGATGCTGCTGTAGTGATAAAGTTCATTCTGAAATTATGAATCGTTTTATTATTGTGAATGAAAAAATAGATAGGCTTGTAGATTTTTATAAGAGAAAAATAACAGATGCTATTGATATGAAAATATCATTAGATAAATTAACAGTGTTTAATTTATTGCCTTATTCAAGAACACAAGTCATTGAAGCAGAAGTCACAACAAGAATGAAAGGATTTCAGTTAATGGATGAGACTGAACAGGAAATCTCTTATATTATTGTGCATCAGGAGGTTGTTGATGCTGGTTTAATTGATAGACAAATTGTTCATTATGGAAATTATGATCCTTTTGTCAAATATACAATTCAATTTATTCAAGAGATTCCATCAATGGGATATAAAACTTTCTTTATAAAAGAATCTGAAAAGGAAAAAGAAATCCAAGTCCAACAATGTCAAAATCTTGAAAATGAATTTTATCATATTCAATGTCATTCTAATGGAACAATCGATATTTATGATAAACAAAATAATTATCAATATAACAATGTTCTGTTATTAGAAGATGGTAGTGATGATGGAGATGGATATGATTATTCACCTTTAAAAGATGATTATGTTTTGACATCTCAAGATGTGAAAGCCAATATTTCTATACAAAAAAATGGATATAAAACAACTGCCATTATTGAATATGATTTTGATTTACCACGAGATTTACAGTCAAGGAGATTACGAAAAAAGGATGGTTCTATACATGTTAAATTGAATATAGAGCTGAAAGAAAAAAGTTCTTATATTGATATTCAAGTACATATTGATAATAAGATTAAAGATCATCGTTTGCGTGTATTGATTCCAACGTCTCTTCAAGGAAAGATGAGTGTCAGTGATCATCAATTTGGAATGATGAAACGTCCTGTTTATGATGATGCTATGAAAGTGTGGGAAAAAGAAAAATGGTCAGAGAGACCTGATTCTATTTATCCTATGTTATCATATGCTGCTATTGAAAATAGTCATATTGCTGCTATTACTAATTCTATAAGAGAATATGAAGTGACTGGTCAAGATGATAATACCTTAGCATTAACACTTTATCGTAGTGTAGGCTATCTAGGAAAAGCAGACTTAGTGAGAAGACCAGGAAGACCATCAGGAATTAAAATGGAAACACCAGATTCTCAATTATTAAAAGAAATGACTTTTCACTTTGCATTAACAACATATCAACAAGAAGAAGACTTATCGCTTATTGCTAAAGATTATCTTACACCATTTATTTCTTATCATAAAATGCCATATAATGCTATGAAGTTAAACGATGTTGATTTTCGAACTCCTTATAACTATTCTTTATTCCAACAATTAAATGATAATGTAACATTAAGCACATTAAAAAAAGCTGAAAATGAAGATGCACTTCTTATTCGTGTCTTTAATACAAAACAAGATAATCAATCACTTCTAATGAATATTGCATTAGATCAAAGCGTTAATTTAAATGAAGAATATATACCATTCGATAATGACATTAAACATAATCAAGTGAAATCTTTCTTAATTAAAAAATCATGAAAATTGTTATAGCATGTGATTCATTTAAAGAAAGTATGAGTGCAAGAG
Coding sequences within:
- the mngA gene encoding PTS 2-O-a-mannosyl-D-glycerate transporter subunit IIABC; the protein is MKLSALTSESLITLNNDLQTKEDVIRTLISMLYKEGKITDEEKFLAAVMEREEVTPTGIDSGLAIPHGKSSAVKEASFAVMTLNKPILNWESVVETNKVQYIFLLAIPQNDEGSTQMQLLAEMMTKMSNETYTKKLFASSTVSEFYQNLDIDTNPQDIRMFDKSIVAVTACAAGIAHTYMAAEALVKAGQEMGVNVFVEKQGANGIEDRHTNAQLKSASAAIFAVDVAVKEEERFSHLPIVRTKVSAPLKQAKEIIQEALDKAEKTKRGEFVEHDDKEEKGFVETVKESVMTGISHVIPLIVAGGMIAAICVIGARLFGFTDLLTTEGTWLFQIKAMGNGLLGTLMVPVLAAYMAYSIGDKPALAAGFAAGLCANMVNGGFLVGMLGGILAGYTIRYLKKYIPAKGTFAGFVSFVVYPVFSCLIVGVILLLIVGKPVAFINETLVNVLGGLSGSNAALLGIVLGIMVSFDLGGPVNKAAYAFCVAAMAEGVLMPYCAFASIKMVSAFAVTFATKFKKDLFTPEEREVGNSTWLLGLAGITEGAIPFMMADPIRVIFSLCTGSAVCGAIVAMFNIGLDVPGAGIFSIFVLTADNMPVAMFVWFFAAVLGAIISAALLIITRKQKLKKV
- the mngB gene encoding mannosylglycerate hydrolase → MAKQVHIVPHMHWDREWYFSAEESKLLLINNMEEIFERLENDPHYPTYTMDGQTSILEDYLAMMPQNKERLKKLVQDGRLIIGPWYTQTDEMVVGGESIVRNLLYGYKDCQEFGECMNIGYLPDSFGQSGQMPMILNGFNIYRSMFWRGTSERMGTNKTEFYWKSDDGSQVLTQLLPLGYAIGKYLPTDFNELKIRCDKYMPVLDRGASTDHILIPNGHDQMPLQKNIKDVIEQLHNIYPDKQFFLSSYDQLFQELEKKNDYDTIYGELLDGKYMRIHRSIFSSRSDLKSMNTLLENKMTNILEPLASIAYSLGFEYYHGAIELIWKEMMKNHAHDSIGCCCSDKVHSEIMNRFIIVNEKIDRLVDFYKRKITDAIDMKISLDKLTVFNLLPYSRTQVIEAEVTTRMKGFQLMDETEQEISYIIVHQEVVDAGLIDRQIVHYGNYDPFVKYTIQFIQEIPSMGYKTFFIKESEKEKEIQVQQCQNLENEFYHIQCHSNGTIDIYDKQNNYQYNNVLLLEDGSDDGDGYDYSPLKDDYVLTSQDVKANISIQKNGYKTTAIIEYDFDLPRDLQSRRLRKKDGSIHVKLNIELKEKSSYIDIQVHIDNKIKDHRLRVLIPTSLQGKMSVSDHQFGMMKRPVYDDAMKVWEKEKWSERPDSIYPMLSYAAIENSHIAAITNSIREYEVTGQDDNTLALTLYRSVGYLGKADLVRRPGRPSGIKMETPDSQLLKEMTFHFALTTYQQEEDLSLIAKDYLTPFISYHKMPYNAMKLNDVDFRTPYNYSLFQQLNDNVTLSTLKKAENEDALLIRVFNTKQDNQSLLMNIALDQSVNLNEEYIPFDNDIKHNQVKSFLIKKS